The following coding sequences are from one Gemmatimonadota bacterium window:
- a CDS encoding efflux RND transporter periplasmic adaptor subunit: MSRLTSFLVAGGILGVSVALAALLISLAPQPTRTEQPPQVPFVQTGLVTAGSGPVPVFGSGTVRPSAEIDVVSQVGGRIAWVDPGFLSGGRIAAGDTLFRIEDVDYRYRVREAEAGLAASQLALLREEEQASIARSQHDLYTARKGNASSEDNANPLALRDPQLKAAQAALDRDEARLAEANLALSRTHITAPFDGFVQEESVDVGQIVAAGQPVASVFAADAVEVVVPLSDSDAALIPGLWSLSAGDGNRSVGARVIARFGEGSYAWTGYVDRSEPYVDRQTRTIDVIVRVPDPFRSGQPMDGTARPGGNPPLLVGKYVEVEINGLERDDYYLVPRAALQSGNEVWIVRDGGAVHIVPVQVLQRTGDIAYVTGDLEEGQAAVTGGIRFTTEGMRVQTETGQTP, translated from the coding sequence ATGTCGCGTTTAACCAGTTTTCTCGTTGCCGGCGGCATACTCGGAGTTTCCGTGGCATTGGCCGCCCTGTTGATTTCGCTGGCCCCGCAACCGACGCGCACGGAACAGCCGCCCCAGGTACCCTTCGTTCAGACGGGCCTGGTCACCGCGGGATCCGGACCCGTTCCGGTGTTCGGTTCCGGTACGGTAAGGCCGAGTGCGGAGATCGATGTCGTTTCGCAGGTAGGCGGCAGAATCGCGTGGGTCGACCCGGGGTTCCTGAGTGGCGGCCGGATCGCGGCGGGGGATACGCTCTTCCGCATCGAGGATGTCGACTACCGGTACCGGGTGCGGGAAGCGGAGGCCGGTCTCGCGGCCAGTCAACTGGCATTGCTGCGGGAGGAGGAACAGGCGTCGATTGCCCGTTCACAGCACGATCTCTACACTGCGCGCAAAGGGAATGCTTCTTCGGAAGACAACGCAAATCCACTCGCGTTGAGAGATCCACAGCTGAAGGCGGCCCAGGCCGCACTGGATCGCGATGAAGCACGTCTCGCCGAGGCCAATCTCGCCCTGTCCAGAACCCATATAACCGCACCTTTCGACGGCTTCGTACAGGAAGAGTCCGTGGATGTGGGACAGATCGTTGCCGCCGGCCAGCCGGTCGCAAGCGTTTTCGCCGCCGATGCCGTGGAAGTCGTCGTGCCGCTATCCGATTCCGATGCCGCATTGATTCCTGGGTTGTGGTCGCTTTCGGCGGGCGACGGGAACCGGAGCGTCGGTGCGCGCGTAATCGCCCGTTTCGGTGAAGGATCCTATGCCTGGACGGGTTACGTGGACCGAAGCGAGCCATACGTTGACCGGCAAACGCGCACCATCGACGTAATCGTACGCGTACCGGATCCCTTTCGATCGGGACAGCCCATGGACGGCACGGCTCGTCCTGGCGGCAATCCCCCCCTGCTGGTCGGCAAGTACGTCGAAGTGGAAATCAACGGTCTTGAGCGGGATGATTACTACCTGGTTCCGCGAGCGGCGCTGCAATCCGGCAACGAGGTCTGGATCGTCCGTGATGGCGGCGCAGTACATATCGTTCCAGTGCAGGTACTTCAGCGTACCGGCGATATAGCCTATGTGACGGGTGACCTCGAAGAAGGCCAGGCCGCCGTCACCGGCGGGATCCGGTTTACGACGGAAGGCATGCGTGTCCAGACGGAGACCGGCCAGACCCCATGA